In the Ornithodoros turicata isolate Travis chromosome 5, ASM3712646v1, whole genome shotgun sequence genome, TCCGAGAGGAAAGGTGTAAATTGGAAAGTTGTACAGCGTGGCGAGAACGCCAAACCCAGGTGCTCTATCTCCCTCTCTCTTGTGGTAAAATATTTGTGGCTGGTACAGTCTTTCAACCAGCAGCTGGCACGAGCAACAAACGCTTATGGAATCTGGCCACAATGGAATCTGGCCCTGGTTGTACAATCCACCTTTTGGTAAAACAATAAACCGTGCCCCATAGCCAAGCCTATAGCCACAAACCTATAGCCAACCTATAGCCAACCTATAGCCACAAACCTATAGCCACAAACCTATAGCCGGCCCTATAATGACAGCATCATTACCTACAGTAAGGACGATGTCTCAAAAGTCTGAGTACCTACAGATGAAACGACAGGTGTTACGAAGTCATATTAGACAAGAGGACATATCCTGTTAAGCCCAGGTTTCTTACTGCGGTCTATGCAGTTAATGTTCGGGTCACGAATGCGAGGCACGGCACACCTCATGCCTAAGAGATTGTTATGGCGAATTTGCATCTTCATTTCCTGGAGGATATCTTTGCCAGTCTCCGAGCACTAGCGTACGCTTCGTCAAAACGAAGCAATCTCGCGTGGCGTTCTTGAAGCGTCAGGAATCTGCCAGCTAGCACATTTTTTGGCCCTGTCCCAATCTGGTCGGGCAGTGCGTTGCCCAATTGTATCCGGTGTCATCACGTCCCCAGTGTGAGGGCCCGCACTGGCTCTGATTGGTCCGCACTACACCCACGCACCCAAGTCAccatgggttagcagacgacacaactggAACACTAGCGACCGTGATGCCCCTAGCATGATCAAAGCGACTAAACccctagattcctggcactagTGTTCGGGTGACAACGGGTGGCAAAATCCTTTAATACCGAGACAAATTTTTTGCAAATCGGGCCCAGGGCACATATTTGTGGCCActaaattttcgcgaaatcTAGATGACGAAGTTTGTGGCTCGATTGCCTCACTTTGTAACGTGCATTACATTGGCCTTACTTTTCAATCAATTAGGCAATGAACGAATTAATAAAGGCAGCATTTCGCACGCCTGTGCTGTAAAGCAGTTCGAAAGCTTAATAGCAACAAAGTGTCAAAATAAAGTTTCCGATTATATCGCTGTTTTGGAAGTGTCGATTTTTGCTGAAAATTTTCGCGTGCCCTTAAATTCCTCGAAAGCCGCAAAAATTAGCGGCTCGCAAACACTAAGGGTTTCACAGTACCCTTCCTTCCCTCCTTCCTTTCTGTGAATGTAGAATTTTCCCTCCCCATTTTGTGGTTCATTGTACTTTCAGCTGTGCCACTTTGTGCCACCTTATCACAAAGAAACGTGAGAAATATAACACAACTGTGGACACAGTACGATGTCCTAAtgtagcgaggcaagtttggCTGTGCTGCTCGTGCGACGAATTGTGATGAAGAGATGGACATCACGTCACACTCAAACGAATAGAGTACACCATGAATGCAACGTGCTCACTTACGCTGATGCGTGACTCGCGGAAGTCTTGCGGAGATCCCAGAGCCGTACCTGCGGCTCAGCCCCTCCCGATGCGAGAACTGCACTATCGCAGCTAAATGATAAACTGTACACTGCATCCGTGTGCCCACGCAACTCCTTCAACAAAGAAGCACTCGCCAGGTCCCACACCTTGATCCTGCGATCCTCACCTGCGTGTAGCACAAAATGTTGTAAACCATATCTGCATACCCTCTAGTTTGATtcccctgtcagacgggcacatatacggcctTAACAGTCACGGCCGTAAATGCATACTGTCATTAACTTCCTGCCAGACGGTCAGCTATAaggcctttgcgacaaaactgaggAAGAAGGGCAACGGCGTTCCCGCAAGACAGTCTACGGCATTCCATCGAAACTGCCCAATCCTCCTTACCAAGCACACCATAAACAGGATTTAGCACATTTAATTCAATTCCAAATAAAATGATTTTTGCCCGACGTAATattgtcatcttttttttttctggcgtttttctggcgtttttgcactttgcttcgcTTTTTATCCCATCTGTACAAGTGCTACGTTtgtagttacaccctcgaaccactgcacgcggcatcgcaccgtgtcgtctgcatccaaaaagtcactcaaaaaatatccaaagcacataaaagcaaatatagtttgctgttgtatttgTAAAATACCAACAAAGCGTTGTTTTCGTGTATTTTCAGTAAGAAAAAGCGTGATTTCGCTACATTACATTCGACGTTCACAGACTCGTTTATTCGGGCAGCACCCCAGAGCTTAGGGCCGTATGTAACTTACAACTTACGGCCATTCCTTAATGCCGTAACTTCCGTATATGTGCCAgtctgacagaggtataagCCCACCTGCCGATGCCAGGTACTGTCCGTTGGGTGAGAAAGCGAGAGCAAAGATGGCTCCCCGGTGAGCGGGCAGGCTGCGTACCAAACGGCCCTCTTGAACTGACCAGAGACGCACGCAGCGGTCACTGGACCCCGTAGCGACATAGTTGGAATTGGGATGGAACTTCACACACTGCAAAAGGTGATGACAGGGCTAGTTTACCTTTTTTATTATCGAACGATGTGGTCTCTAGCTTTCCCGAAACTTTTTAACGGGTTTTACTCGTAAAATTTAAATTACTTGACACAGCGAGAAGCAAGGACATACGTCAACATCCATGTTGTGACCAGCCAGTATCCTGAGTGGATATGTCCTTTCCAAAGTCCATATCCTGGCACTATTGTCCTTGGATGCTGTAGCAAAGTATAGTCCCATGGGCCTAGAAGAGTCACGCAGAGTAGGAACCGATATTTTAGAACTAATGTTTGTAATAAACGGTTCAATACTGAATATTTTACTGGTGTACTACACGCCACTATTCCAGAAGTCACAGTGGTCCAAAAGGAAAGCCATGATACATGCCCAGAATATACTCATTATGTGCATCAGGTTCCCTTCATGGACCCTTtactgtacatatatatatatatatatacattctCTACAGCATGCAATGATACCACAAGCGTGATGCTGCACAAAGTGCAGACTTATCTGGCGCAGGACAAGGTCGAGAGTCTCCAAATGAGAATTGTTGTGCTCACCCAACATCTAAACTCCATATTGGAGCAGAATGACCTTGGTAAATAGCGACACTGGAATGGGTCTTCAGGTTCCAGGCACGAactgcaattaaaaaaaaaattgatctTAGACATATTTTTAGTGGGTGGCCCTCAAAATTTTTATGCGAAAAAATCAAACAGGCACACCTGTGGTGTCTTCAGAACATGACAAGAGGATATCCAGCTGTGGCATAAAGTCCAAACCGTAGACCGGACCTGCATGTCCCCTCAAGACCTTGTGATCCCTGACCCACAGAGAACACAGGGTTAGTGAACTGTAACAAGATCGCTCCGGCGACTAAATACCTTTCTCCGAGGAAATTCTCATTTTCCTCGTCTTTAAATCTGTCGGTATCACATGCGAGGAAAACTTTCGAGACATCAACGTTCTGGGTGTCCGAGACCAAGGGTTGCGACTGCAGGTTCCACAAACGCACCGAAGAATTCTCGAACCCGCAAGCCAGCAGGCTTCCGTTGCTTTGTTGGGCTGCTGAGCATAACCTGCATGGTATCATCATAATACATCACAAGGAGCAGTAAATGGAAAAGATACCCAAACTGGTCCATAGGACAGACTGCACAAAGTACAAGAGGGAGCTTTCAAGAGGGAGCTACAAGAGGGAGCTACAAGAGGGAGCTACAAGAGGGAGCTACAAGAGGGAGCTACAAGAGGGAGCTGCCACAGTTTTCATTTCGAGGCTGCATGTGAGATGCAGAGAGGCAAGACTTTTCAAGCTTTGCTTCTGGCACCCGCAAGTTCTGATATACTTGCACACACTCTAGCCCCTGCTTCCACAGGCGAAAGCCTTTCCTTCTTGTTTGTGGACGCTTAGAGCAGGCCTCTAAATAGTTCAGTCTTGTGCGCGTGTTTAATTGTGTCTGCTGTTGAGCACATCACATTGCTGTGCTAGAGAGCAGGCAGTTCGGAGATTACAGTCTAGGGAAATCTGCGTACCATTTTGTATCTCCTTTTCGTCCCGAACACCGCTGCCGTCCGGAGTTACTTCAATCACAGTTTTTGTAAATGGCCTTCGCATTTTAAggccttaaaggagcactaaggTGACCCCtaagtttttcgttttttgctGCGGTGTGCTCTGCATCGAATAAAGTGAGCTCCCGCGAAAGACCGACAAGCACAAGTGGCCTGCAGCAGATTATAAAAAATCTCCTCAACTCTCGGAAAGAGCGCATGGGGGAATTAAAGGGGTCGTGAATCAAATCCCGAATACTGCACGAAATCATGACACTTTGAATATGAGGAGATCCTTTCACTCTCGGCTGGCCTCCTCCTTACCCGATCTCagtatgacgtaataccgagcACGCAACTGAAGTGCGTAGTTTCCCGTCCCCATGACGACGCCCGTAAACAGAGACACGGCCTGACGAAGTGATCGAAACGGAAGCAGAAATGAGCGGAAGCACTATGACGTAGAGCCATAGAGCAACCGGTCAAAGCGTCACTTCTCGCCTATTTCAGGAAGCTGCTCAGCACCGCTGGCCACAGTTGGCCTCAAAAAATTGAAGATTTTTAAAACTCGgtagcataaaaaataatactAGGCTGTGGGAGGCGGGACTTCGCGTACGAAGAATGTGGTGCCAGCAGCACGTGAGCTCAGATTAAATAAACAcagaagcagggtgtcgaaccgaacccgaacccgaaccgaaaaccgtacccgaaccgttatttttgccggaaccgaacccaaacccgaaccgaaattttcatgacactgttgaacccgaaccggagcagaaccgtaaaaaataatagcggtaaccggttcgcaataaaacggttcggacataaaagaagtcagcataagagttcctctccatccccgaacgaagacacattggtatcatcatcacgcgcctatatcatggatttccgaaattttcacctagcagtcagacgacgacgtatagtaagtgtacttccagcgtctttttaacatgttgaagcgcagttgtccttgtgagcgccgcggctagcgccccgcacgcgttgcggcgtctactcttcagagacgaggtgccacgcctaagaatgaaacaggaatggagtaggccagttatatagctctacaggacgaatatgtgatcaaataagcgcccaagatttccctttacatgtgagcagtacaaattaaacaagtcagaaacataagaagtagagaaggagcgtacgcagaacggtgcctgtttgattggtcgtggtttgcaaagtaaatgtggttctgcttattggtagcgcagttctgtcgtgacacattgcctttgtgttgtggattaactagtacactgctgtgagctcggacaggcaggcttattttcgacatgctacagtacggtttcagatcgattcacgctgcgaaggcagtgtgccggcaagtactgtcgtctatgttacgctgtccatcttattaggcttcctttaagtgtaccttgctggcactgtgcgtgtgaaaaaagagattttggaaaCAGAAAATAGCAGGACTAcatcgcttcaacagcgtggactctatttgcaataagtgttcatccatttctcatttctctcgctaaagggctacatcaccgctagagacgtcaatgcagacaacagcagtaagctattaaccacgcatttcctgataaaatcagttttatggaacatataaaacggaagcgttgaaccggttcgcgaaccggttcggggctgcgaaccggtttgcgaaccggttcgagttttggcgtggccgaaccggaaccgaaccggaacgaaatcaaaacaacgcgaacccgaacccgaaccgaacccgtattttttgcggttcgacaccctgcacaGAAGAAAGGCACTGGGACTTTTGGGACACTGGGACTGGGACCATGTCAAGCGAGGATCATGTCTGCTGTCCGCAGTTGCTCATTTCTGACATTTCTCTCATGAAGCACTTACTGGTCGACATAAACTGCTCAAAGCATACGACAACTGGGAAGAAAAATAAAGGAGGACGCGACTCTTACCCAGAGGTACCCTGCGAGACGGCATATAGGCAAACCGAGGGCAAGCAGGGTGGCCCATCTCGCACCTTTTTGATAACCTGTTTTAGTGACAACACAGTGGCCTCTTTATTCTTGTTGCTCTCCTGATTTCCAGCCAACTTCTCTACTTTGGGCAACAATCCTGGCGCTGCAGCCCCGTTAGTTCTTTCTGGATATACCTGCACTGTAACAGCAATAGAACAATcccgttatacagggtgtttcaactAAAGTGATAAAATAATtttaactggcgacgtactcgccggaggattgcgGGActtttcggcaattacctttcCATTTgggaaggctttggacagtttttaattgagggaaattaaTTTTTTCAATCGAAAATTGCCGAGCCAACCTCACTTttattttacagaaatatgaagtcctccatggataaccacagacccaacaagaactatgcacagtatagcaacagaaatagtaaaaaaaaaaaaaaaaagtaaaagtgcCGCTTTAACCCCGCCTGCTTTATTGTTGAAGAAAAAGTGCGCATGAAATGTGCGGCTagaagcagggatcggaaccgaaactgaacctgaacctgaacagaaaaccgaaaaaaaaaaacgttattttctgacgaacccgaaccgaacccgaacgatttttttgcttgtcctcagccgaaccggaactgaaccgaaaaaaattgatacggttaccggttcgggaatcggttctgaggtgaattaattgtactactgaccgacctttttttttgctcacctgaacggttatctcgtgcctttctcttacaatcgtgtacggtgagcgtaagcttgcttgcatgtagcaaaattactgcccgtggaccggttaaaccgaggccgaaaaaagtaactgttccaatccctgtaaatgtcccgaccactgacagatttttttttgtctgtgtatgtgcggaggtgggggttctccctgagccgaacccgaaccgaaccgatatacctgaaccggttcaagctgataatttcggttcagtggaactaaacccgaaccgaaccaacatgcctgaacccgaacccgaaccggaccgaaaaaaataccggttccgatccctggctaGAAGAGGAAGTAACCCCGCCTTCATTCattttgctttctttgtgataagacggtccTCACCAGCATCACGATCAAACATATTGTTGAATGGAGCAAGAAACAGATCAAGCAGGGAATCAGATCAAGCAGGGATCAAGATCAAAGCAGGGATCAAGATCAAAGCAGGGATCAAGATCAAAGCAGGGATCAAGATCAAAGCAGGGATCAAGATCAAAGCAGGGATCAAGATCAAAGCAGGGTAAAGAAAGGTAAAGCAAGAGGCGGGGTCACTTCCTCCTGTCGCCGCACCTTCTGTGCGCGCTTTCTCGCGACAAACAAGCAGGAGAGGCTAAAACAGTacatttactaatttttttttttttcaattatttctgttacgatactgtgcataggttttgttgggtctgcagtTATCTGTGCAGGACTTcataattctgtaaaaaaaaaagtgaggttcgcttggcaattttcgaagttcgactgaaaaaaataaatttcccgcaattaaaaaatTGTCCAgagccttcctaaatggtggCAAAGGTTTCCAGAAGGCAATTGCCGGAAGTCTCACAATCCTCTGCAGAGTACAgcaccagttagaattttttatcactttaataCTGTATAAATGTAGAATCTTCCAGACTTTTTGCCTCAGCTCTTTTTAACAAAATGCaataaatacaataataatGAGATAAGAAAAATAAATTATGGTAAGCAGTGTGTATGTTGATGTTCATGTGTTTCACTCTCACAGTGGCATTCCTGCTTACCATCGATATCAATGTGCAGGCTGACTACTTGTAGCAGGATCATGTGATCACTGTCCTGTAAAATGAAGAAATTCAAGATTATTAACGTTCCTTATACGTGTCATGTCATTGTTTTCAAGGAATACATATTGATGAATGTGGAAGCTACCATGCTAATTTCATGGCAATGCCACATCAAATACAAGGATTTGCAACAGGAAAGTTTTTTTGTTGGTCCTTTAAACATTCTTTTTTTGAAGATTATGAGCAAGCATACGAAATTAGAAATTACCAATCCCACTAATATAACCTGTATATTTTGAGTGCATTACTGCTTTCTTTTGCCACGTCCCAAATGTTAACGTTATACAGCAAGTTATAGTCTCGACCGAAAAGCCTTGCCGAAGACACCCGGGCAACCCGTGGAGCTCTTTACCAGCTCCGCAGCACCCAGGCTGGGACTGTTAACGTTTTACCCAAATATACTTCAGCGCGATTATGGTGAATCTACTTTTGTATTTATCGGGGAACATGATACCCTTCGTATCAAGCAGAAGTGGTCACTTACCTTGAGGAACTGCAGCAAATACTCAAGACAGTCATCGGACAATCTTAACGAATATTTGTTTTCTCTGTAACAACAGTAAAAAGTCACCATAAATGGTCTGCACAATAGCCACATTAAACATTCCGCGTACTGGCCAAAACGCGCAATGTGTCATTTGAGAATCGCACCTAAACTCCTTTACTTGCGGATGAGCAGGTACATCTGAAGGGGACGTGACATTTGGCAGAGCATCCACAACACTTCGATATTGTTCCTGGGGCTGAAACATATGCCTGTATCGTGCATGAAACTTTTGAGCTGGAATTGAAGGATGTATCAATGTATCTGATGACATTGGAAGTAAAACAGCAGCAAAAAAATCTCACCTGACCCTTTATGTCCTCCATTGATGAGTTCTAAGTACAAATGTACAAATGCAGGGAACAAGATGAATGTGAGCTGGGACTTGAATGGTTCAGATGCATCTGCGATAAATGTTTTCAAGCTGAGGGAGAACACAACTGTTAGGGAATTTACACACATTGGAATAGTAAAACTAACAGCCGCACCTGCTGAACTGATGATCAATTGCAGTTGCATCTTTACTTATGCAGCCGTAGCGGACAAGGTTCCGTGTCCCTGTCTCAGATGCGATGGTTGTGTTGAGAGCCAAATCATGAAGACTCTGTTGTAGTCTCAAATCGCTCTTCTTGAAGGAGTCAGAATCCTTTAATAGATTCATTTGTCTAAGTATTACGTCGTACAAGTGTTTGCCTTTGCGGAGAACACAGGAAGTTTGCAAAAACGCGCTTCTAGACTTCGTAGTGATGCACAAAGCGATTAACTCATGTAGCTGTACTTACCATGTATTGCCTCCCTTTTAAATAACGCCCAACAGCTGATGCTACCATCTCGCTTctgtttttcttcattttcctaCGTGATGCTCGAGGAAGTCATGGTTATAAAGGGTCGTTTGCTTCTTGCTACTTCCAGTTCGCATGAAGAAAGTCTTGGATTGGATAGTATCTGGATTTAACCGTAGAAAGCCGAAAATTTAATTACCTCGATGCCAAAAGGGTGACATCTTTT is a window encoding:
- the LOC135393861 gene encoding TAF5-like RNA polymerase II p300/CBP-associated factor-associated factor 65 kDa subunit 5L, with the protein product MKKNRSEMVASAVGRYLKGRQYMDSDSFKKSDLRLQQSLHDLALNTTIASETGTRNLVRYGCISKDATAIDHQFSSLKTFIADASEPFKSQLTFILFPAFVHLYLELINGGHKGSAQKFHARYRHMFQPQEQYRSVVDALPNVTSPSDVPAHPQVKEFRENKYSLRLSDDCLEYLLQFLKDSDHMILLQVVSLHIDIDVQVYPERTNGAAAPGLLPKVEKLAGNQESNKNKEATVLSLKQVIKKVRDGPPCLPSVCLYAVSQGTSGLCSAAQQSNGSLLACGFENSSVRLWNLQSQPLVSDTQNVDVSKVFLACDTDRFKDEENENFLGERDHKVLRGHAGPVYGLDFMPQLDILLSCSEDTTVRAWNLKTHSSVAIYQGHSAPIWSLDVGPMGLYFATASKDNSARIWTLERTYPLRILAGHNMDVDCVKFHPNSNYVATGSSDRCVRLWSVQEGRLVRSLPAHRGAIFALAFSPNGQYLASAGEDRRIKVWDLASASLLKELRGHTDAVYSLSFSCDSAVLASGGAEPQVRLWDLRKTSASHASAADSHNSPELMASLPSTTSALHLVRYATHNLLTLVGTVAAQT